A portion of the Tiliqua scincoides isolate rTilSci1 chromosome 3, rTilSci1.hap2, whole genome shotgun sequence genome contains these proteins:
- the RWDD2B gene encoding RWD domain-containing protein 2B isoform X1: MKRHTAAELRNLTDKCRMSHLEEAELQLSELDLLSSMFPNEDEFKIIDHLALAELKDHIESCSLEVPSSKIQFMLNLELDTPDGNKVPISLSCAFPFKYPAALPEIVIRSPFISRTQQAQLNTDLITYLKTHCAGEVCILSAREWVRDHAAAYVSKDALSLSETKSSIKKSEDVFTRLWIYSHHIYNKQKRKNIIDWAKELCLSGFSMPGKPGIVCIEGPQSMCEEFWARVRRLSWQRILIRHREDISLKGTEAEMEQRKFSTFEEKVFDAHGTRGNHMDLGQLYHFLLDNRCADVFQMYFGVEGQ; encoded by the exons ATGAAaaggcatactgctgctgaactgAG AAATCTCACCGACAAATGCAGAATGAGCCATTTAGAAGAGGCTGAGCTACAACTTTCTGAATTAGATTTGCTTTCTAGTATGTTTCCAAATGAAGATGAATTTAAGATTATTGATCACCTGGCTTTAGCAGAGCTAAAAGATCACATTGAAAGCTGTAGTCTGGAAGTGCCATCTTCAAAGATACAGTTTATGCTGAATTTAGAATTAGACACTCCTGATGGAAATAAG GTGCCAATTTCTTTATCTTGTGCTTTCCCGTTTAAATATCCAGCTGCTCTTCCAGAAATTGTTATCAG gtcTCCATTCATAAGCCGGACACAGCAGGCTCAGCTGAACACAGATCTTATAACCTACTTGAAGACACACTGCGCTGGTGAGGTCTGCATTTTAAGTGCAAGAGAATGGGTtagggatcatgctgctgcttaTGTCAGCAAGGATGCCTTGTCTTTGTCTGAGACAAAATCAAGCATTAAGAAGTCCGAAGATGTTTTCACCAGACTGTGGATTTACAGTCATCACATTTATAACAAGCAGAAAAGGAAGAATATTATTGATTGGGCCAAAGAACTCTGTCTCTCTGGATTCAGTATGCCTGGGAAACCTGGTATTGTCTGTATTGAAGGTCCACAGAGCATGTGCGAGGAGTTTTGGGCAAG AGTCAGAAGATTATCATGGCAGCGGATTTTAATTCGTCACAGAGAAGATATTAGCTTAAAAGGAACTGAAGCTGAAATGGAACAAAGGAAGTTTTCAACTTTTGAAGAAAAAGTGTTTGATGCACATGGTACCAGAGGAAACCACATGGATTTGGGACAACTGTATCACTTTTTACTTGACAACAGATGTGCTGATGTTTTTCAGATGTACTTTGGAGTTGAAGGCCAATAG
- the RWDD2B gene encoding RWD domain-containing protein 2B isoform X2 has protein sequence MSHLEEAELQLSELDLLSSMFPNEDEFKIIDHLALAELKDHIESCSLEVPSSKIQFMLNLELDTPDGNKVPISLSCAFPFKYPAALPEIVIRSPFISRTQQAQLNTDLITYLKTHCAGEVCILSAREWVRDHAAAYVSKDALSLSETKSSIKKSEDVFTRLWIYSHHIYNKQKRKNIIDWAKELCLSGFSMPGKPGIVCIEGPQSMCEEFWARVRRLSWQRILIRHREDISLKGTEAEMEQRKFSTFEEKVFDAHGTRGNHMDLGQLYHFLLDNRCADVFQMYFGVEGQ, from the exons ATGAGCCATTTAGAAGAGGCTGAGCTACAACTTTCTGAATTAGATTTGCTTTCTAGTATGTTTCCAAATGAAGATGAATTTAAGATTATTGATCACCTGGCTTTAGCAGAGCTAAAAGATCACATTGAAAGCTGTAGTCTGGAAGTGCCATCTTCAAAGATACAGTTTATGCTGAATTTAGAATTAGACACTCCTGATGGAAATAAG GTGCCAATTTCTTTATCTTGTGCTTTCCCGTTTAAATATCCAGCTGCTCTTCCAGAAATTGTTATCAG gtcTCCATTCATAAGCCGGACACAGCAGGCTCAGCTGAACACAGATCTTATAACCTACTTGAAGACACACTGCGCTGGTGAGGTCTGCATTTTAAGTGCAAGAGAATGGGTtagggatcatgctgctgcttaTGTCAGCAAGGATGCCTTGTCTTTGTCTGAGACAAAATCAAGCATTAAGAAGTCCGAAGATGTTTTCACCAGACTGTGGATTTACAGTCATCACATTTATAACAAGCAGAAAAGGAAGAATATTATTGATTGGGCCAAAGAACTCTGTCTCTCTGGATTCAGTATGCCTGGGAAACCTGGTATTGTCTGTATTGAAGGTCCACAGAGCATGTGCGAGGAGTTTTGGGCAAG AGTCAGAAGATTATCATGGCAGCGGATTTTAATTCGTCACAGAGAAGATATTAGCTTAAAAGGAACTGAAGCTGAAATGGAACAAAGGAAGTTTTCAACTTTTGAAGAAAAAGTGTTTGATGCACATGGTACCAGAGGAAACCACATGGATTTGGGACAACTGTATCACTTTTTACTTGACAACAGATGTGCTGATGTTTTTCAGATGTACTTTGGAGTTGAAGGCCAATAG